From Bradysia coprophila strain Holo2 unplaced genomic scaffold, BU_Bcop_v1 contig_324, whole genome shotgun sequence, the proteins below share one genomic window:
- the LOC119079632 gene encoding phosphatidylinositol 4-phosphate 5-kinase type-1 alpha isoform X4, which yields MKMASGDYKLDSIEIETVTSQKTMDIHSHTTKTTSEDDDKDKVSDGRGTIDVSGDQNMRAGASVGRYKYDRERKLGHRRIGEGGQITYKKIETTQIMGSIQLGIQHTVGSLASKPKRDLLMMDFWELETISFPPEGSSLTPAHHYSEFRFKIYAPIAFRYFRDLFGIQPDDFMMSMCSSPLRELSNPGASGSIFYLTDDDEFIIKTVQHKEGEFLQKLLPGYYMNLNQNPRTLLPKFFGLYCFQCNSKNIRLIVMNNLLPSYVKMHLKYDLKGSTYKRKANKTERSKKSPTYKDLDFMEQHPNGIFLEADTYNALVKTIQRDCRVLESFKIMDYSLLVGVHNLDLAFKEKQAERMNPPQSPKSPREEESDLEDNFDPDHFITHDRDERERGATALNRSRSINRQRLVAHSTAMESIQAESEPIDEEEDVPPGGIPARSEKGERLLLFIGIIDILQSYRLKKKLEHTFKSIIHDGDTVSVCRPSFYAQRFQDFMAKTVFRKIPSLDLPEIKGNHRKFRTLVSSYIALKHSPSKRKSLSRVAQRSTEADSDSHPVAGTSYHNHHHHHHNNASATKPATPTTAAPSTISVVPSKPIVTTAPSQTSPAITLPPLKQKTAIVKSKVPPPVPPRGSPKERRTHKTGTSPRATPPGTAPSCCSTPPPAFDDISEGSSIHRPHHHDERGSVDRRVHMSGSTSRSTAYRDDTVRFHELTKSTYSISISEIRLDPHLAVDTSSGSQYGSRGALVWTPPASVEGSTPTYTEGTPSFTESSSSGDMAFSGNSSPLNTSASDRHKPTVEEALNSLTSEMTRL from the exons GTAAGCGGAGATCAAAATATGCGTGCTGGAGCATCAGTGGGCCGATACAAGTATGATCGTGAACGCAAATTGGGCCATCGACGTATTGGTGAAGGTGGACAAATTACGtacaaaaaaatcgaaacaacTCAAATTATGGGATCGATTCAGTTAGGCATTCAACATACG GTTGGTAGTTTAGCATCGAAACCGAAACGCGATTTGCTGATGATGGATTTCTGGGAACTGGAGACCATATCATTCCCGCCAGAAGGTTCCAGTCTGACGCCAGCTCATCATTACAGTGAATTTAGATTCAAAATCTATGCACCGATCGCATTTCGCTATTTTAGAGATTTATTTGGCATTCAACCCGACGATTTTATG ATGTCGATGTGTTCGTCACCATTGAGAGAATTGTCCAATCCAGGCGCATCTGGATCGATATTCTATCTCACCGACGACGATGAGTTCATCATCAAGACCGTTCAACACAAAGAAGGTGAATTTTTGCAGAAGCTACTGCCCGGCTATTACATGAACCTCAATCAAAATCCACGTACTCTGTTGCCAAAGTTTTTCGGGCTCTATTGTTTCCAATGCAATAGCAAAAATATTAGACTAATTGTTATGAATAACTTGTTACCGTCGTACGTTAAAATGCATTTGAAATACGATTTGAAGGGATCAACGTACAAACGGAAG GCAAATAAAACTGAAAGAAGTAAAAAGTCTCCAACCTACAAAGATCTTGATTTTATGGAACAGCATCCGAACGGGATTTTTCTCGAAGCCGACACATACAATGCATTAGTGAAAACAATTCAACGCGATTGTCGTGTGCTGgaatcatttaaaataatgGACTATTCACTGCTGGTGGGCGTTCACAATTTAGATTTAGCATTTAAGGAAAAACAAGCCGAACGAATGAATCCACCCCAATCGCCAAAATCGCCGCGTGAAGAAGAATCGGACCTGGAAGACAATTTCGATCCCGATCATTTCATCACGCATGACCGAGATGAACGGGAACGCGGCGCGACTGCATTGAATCGGAGTAGATCGATCAATCGTCAACGGCTGGTGGCACATTCGACGGCAATGGAAAGTATTCAAGCGGAAAGTGAGCCAATTGATGAGGAAGAAGATGTACC ACCGGGCGGTATACCAGCACGAAGTGAAAAGGGTGAACGACTGTTATTATTTATTGGAATCATAGACATACTACAATCGTATCGACttaagaaaaagttggaacaCACATTCAAAAGTATTATTCATGATGGA gaCACCGTGTCGGTATGTCGACCATCATTCTACGCTCAAAGATTTCAGGATTTTATggcgaaaacagtttttcgaaaGATACCATCGC TGGATCTGCCGGAGATTAAAGGGAATCATAGAAAGTTCCGTACTTTGGTCTCAAGTTACAtag CTCTGAAACATTCTCCGTCAAAACGAAAAAGTCTATCCCGAGTAGCTCAAAGGTCCACGGAAGCAGACTCGGACAGTCATC CTGTGGCTGGAACGTCATACCATAATCATCATCACCATCATCACAATAATGCATCAGCTACGAAACCGG CAACCCCAACCACTGCTGCTCCTTCTACGATATCAGTTGTTCCCTCAAAACCAATCGTAACAACAGCACCATCACAGACTAGTCCCGCTATAACGCTTCCGCCGCTTAAACAAAAAACTGCAAttgtaaaatcaaaagtccCTCCACCTGTTCCACCGAGAGGTTCTCCGAAAGAACGTAGAACCCATAAAACTGGTACGAGTCCGCGCGCCACACCACCAG GTACTGCACCCTCATGTTGCTCTACACCTCCTCCTGCTTTTGACGATATATCGGAAGGAAGTAGCATTCATCGGCCGCATCATCACGATGAACGAGGAAGTGTTGACCGTCGTGTTCACATGAGTGGATCGACCAGTCGCAGTACAGCGTATAGGGATGATACTGTCAG ATTTCACGAATTGACCAAATCCACGTATAGTATTAG TATATCCGAGATCCGGCTAGATCCTCATCTAGCTGTCGACACATCTAGCGGAAGTCAGTATGGATCTAGGGGAGCATTAGTATGGACACCACCAGCTTCGGTTGAAGGGTCAACGCCTACTTACACAGAAGGAACACCAAGTTTTACCGAGTCCAGTTCAAGTGGAGATATGG CTTTTTCAGGAAATTCGTCACCTTTAAACACGTCAGCATCCGATCGTCACAAGCCTACGGTGGAGGAGGCATTGAATTCATTAACATCGGAAATG ACGCGGCTTTGA
- the LOC119079632 gene encoding phosphatidylinositol 4-phosphate 5-kinase type-1 alpha isoform X3: MKMASGDYKLDSIEIETVTSQKTMDIHSHTTKTTSEDDDKDKVSDGRGTIDVSGDQNMRAGASVGRYKYDRERKLGHRRIGEGGQITYKKIETTQIMGSIQLGIQHTVGSLASKPKRDLLMMDFWELETISFPPEGSSLTPAHHYSEFRFKIYAPIAFRYFRDLFGIQPDDFMMSMCSSPLRELSNPGASGSIFYLTDDDEFIIKTVQHKEGEFLQKLLPGYYMNLNQNPRTLLPKFFGLYCFQCNSKNIRLIVMNNLLPSYVKMHLKYDLKGSTYKRKANKTERSKKSPTYKDLDFMEQHPNGIFLEADTYNALVKTIQRDCRVLESFKIMDYSLLVGVHNLDLAFKEKQAERMNPPQSPKSPREEESDLEDNFDPDHFITHDRDERERGATALNRSRSINRQRLVAHSTAMESIQAESEPIDEEEDVPPGGIPARSEKGERLLLFIGIIDILQSYRLKKKLEHTFKSIIHDGDTVSVCRPSFYAQRFQDFMAKTVFRKIPSLDLPEIKGNHRKFRTLVSSYIALKHSPSKRKSLSRVAQRSTEADSDSHPVAGTSYHNHHHHHHNNASATKPATPTTAAPSTISVVPSKPIVTTAPSQTSPAITLPPLKQKTAIVKSKVPPPVPPRGSPKERRTHKTGTSPRATPPGTAPSCCSTPPPAFDDISEGSSIHRPHHHDERGSVDRRVHMSGSTSRSTAYRDDTVSISEIRLDPHLAVDTSSGSQYGSRGALVWTPPASVEGSTPTYTEGTPSFTESSSSGDMAFSGNSSPLNTSASDRHKPTVEEALNSLTSEMPPPKSSFFKFNFDFFWWQKRS, translated from the exons GTAAGCGGAGATCAAAATATGCGTGCTGGAGCATCAGTGGGCCGATACAAGTATGATCGTGAACGCAAATTGGGCCATCGACGTATTGGTGAAGGTGGACAAATTACGtacaaaaaaatcgaaacaacTCAAATTATGGGATCGATTCAGTTAGGCATTCAACATACG GTTGGTAGTTTAGCATCGAAACCGAAACGCGATTTGCTGATGATGGATTTCTGGGAACTGGAGACCATATCATTCCCGCCAGAAGGTTCCAGTCTGACGCCAGCTCATCATTACAGTGAATTTAGATTCAAAATCTATGCACCGATCGCATTTCGCTATTTTAGAGATTTATTTGGCATTCAACCCGACGATTTTATG ATGTCGATGTGTTCGTCACCATTGAGAGAATTGTCCAATCCAGGCGCATCTGGATCGATATTCTATCTCACCGACGACGATGAGTTCATCATCAAGACCGTTCAACACAAAGAAGGTGAATTTTTGCAGAAGCTACTGCCCGGCTATTACATGAACCTCAATCAAAATCCACGTACTCTGTTGCCAAAGTTTTTCGGGCTCTATTGTTTCCAATGCAATAGCAAAAATATTAGACTAATTGTTATGAATAACTTGTTACCGTCGTACGTTAAAATGCATTTGAAATACGATTTGAAGGGATCAACGTACAAACGGAAG GCAAATAAAACTGAAAGAAGTAAAAAGTCTCCAACCTACAAAGATCTTGATTTTATGGAACAGCATCCGAACGGGATTTTTCTCGAAGCCGACACATACAATGCATTAGTGAAAACAATTCAACGCGATTGTCGTGTGCTGgaatcatttaaaataatgGACTATTCACTGCTGGTGGGCGTTCACAATTTAGATTTAGCATTTAAGGAAAAACAAGCCGAACGAATGAATCCACCCCAATCGCCAAAATCGCCGCGTGAAGAAGAATCGGACCTGGAAGACAATTTCGATCCCGATCATTTCATCACGCATGACCGAGATGAACGGGAACGCGGCGCGACTGCATTGAATCGGAGTAGATCGATCAATCGTCAACGGCTGGTGGCACATTCGACGGCAATGGAAAGTATTCAAGCGGAAAGTGAGCCAATTGATGAGGAAGAAGATGTACC ACCGGGCGGTATACCAGCACGAAGTGAAAAGGGTGAACGACTGTTATTATTTATTGGAATCATAGACATACTACAATCGTATCGACttaagaaaaagttggaacaCACATTCAAAAGTATTATTCATGATGGA gaCACCGTGTCGGTATGTCGACCATCATTCTACGCTCAAAGATTTCAGGATTTTATggcgaaaacagtttttcgaaaGATACCATCGC TGGATCTGCCGGAGATTAAAGGGAATCATAGAAAGTTCCGTACTTTGGTCTCAAGTTACAtag CTCTGAAACATTCTCCGTCAAAACGAAAAAGTCTATCCCGAGTAGCTCAAAGGTCCACGGAAGCAGACTCGGACAGTCATC CTGTGGCTGGAACGTCATACCATAATCATCATCACCATCATCACAATAATGCATCAGCTACGAAACCGG CAACCCCAACCACTGCTGCTCCTTCTACGATATCAGTTGTTCCCTCAAAACCAATCGTAACAACAGCACCATCACAGACTAGTCCCGCTATAACGCTTCCGCCGCTTAAACAAAAAACTGCAAttgtaaaatcaaaagtccCTCCACCTGTTCCACCGAGAGGTTCTCCGAAAGAACGTAGAACCCATAAAACTGGTACGAGTCCGCGCGCCACACCACCAG GTACTGCACCCTCATGTTGCTCTACACCTCCTCCTGCTTTTGACGATATATCGGAAGGAAGTAGCATTCATCGGCCGCATCATCACGATGAACGAGGAAGTGTTGACCGTCGTGTTCACATGAGTGGATCGACCAGTCGCAGTACAGCGTATAGGGATGATACTGTCAG TATATCCGAGATCCGGCTAGATCCTCATCTAGCTGTCGACACATCTAGCGGAAGTCAGTATGGATCTAGGGGAGCATTAGTATGGACACCACCAGCTTCGGTTGAAGGGTCAACGCCTACTTACACAGAAGGAACACCAAGTTTTACCGAGTCCAGTTCAAGTGGAGATATGG CTTTTTCAGGAAATTCGTCACCTTTAAACACGTCAGCATCCGATCGTCACAAGCCTACGGTGGAGGAGGCATTGAATTCATTAACATCGGAAATG cCTCCACCAAAAtcgtctttttttaaatttaattttgacttCTTTTGGTGGCAAAAGCGGagttaa
- the LOC119079632 gene encoding phosphatidylinositol 4-phosphate 5-kinase type-1 alpha isoform X16 produces the protein MKMASGDYKLDSIEIETVTSQKTMDIHSHTTKTTSEDDDKDKVSDGRGTIDVSGDQNMRAGASVGRYKYDRERKLGHRRIGEGGQITYKKIETTQIMGSIQLGIQHTVGSLASKPKRDLLMMDFWELETISFPPEGSSLTPAHHYSEFRFKIYAPIAFRYFRDLFGIQPDDFMMSMCSSPLRELSNPGASGSIFYLTDDDEFIIKTVQHKEGEFLQKLLPGYYMNLNQNPRTLLPKFFGLYCFQCNSKNIRLIVMNNLLPSYVKMHLKYDLKGSTYKRKANKTERSKKSPTYKDLDFMEQHPNGIFLEADTYNALVKTIQRDCRVLESFKIMDYSLLVGVHNLDLAFKEKQAERMNPPQSPKSPREEESDLEDNFDPDHFITHDRDERERGATALNRSRSINRQRLVAHSTAMESIQAESEPIDEEEDVPPGGIPARSEKGERLLLFIGIIDILQSYRLKKKLEHTFKSIIHDGDTVSVCRPSFYAQRFQDFMAKTVFRKIPSPLKHSPSKRKSLSRVAQRSTEADSDSHPVAGTSYHNHHHHHHNNASATKPGTAPSCCSTPPPAFDDISEGSSIHRPHHHDERGSVDRRVHMSGSTSRSTAYRDDTVSISEIRLDPHLAVDTSSGSQYGSRGALVWTPPASVEGSTPTYTEGTPSFTESSSSGDMAFSGNSSPLNTSASDRHKPTVEEALNSLTSEMTRL, from the exons GTAAGCGGAGATCAAAATATGCGTGCTGGAGCATCAGTGGGCCGATACAAGTATGATCGTGAACGCAAATTGGGCCATCGACGTATTGGTGAAGGTGGACAAATTACGtacaaaaaaatcgaaacaacTCAAATTATGGGATCGATTCAGTTAGGCATTCAACATACG GTTGGTAGTTTAGCATCGAAACCGAAACGCGATTTGCTGATGATGGATTTCTGGGAACTGGAGACCATATCATTCCCGCCAGAAGGTTCCAGTCTGACGCCAGCTCATCATTACAGTGAATTTAGATTCAAAATCTATGCACCGATCGCATTTCGCTATTTTAGAGATTTATTTGGCATTCAACCCGACGATTTTATG ATGTCGATGTGTTCGTCACCATTGAGAGAATTGTCCAATCCAGGCGCATCTGGATCGATATTCTATCTCACCGACGACGATGAGTTCATCATCAAGACCGTTCAACACAAAGAAGGTGAATTTTTGCAGAAGCTACTGCCCGGCTATTACATGAACCTCAATCAAAATCCACGTACTCTGTTGCCAAAGTTTTTCGGGCTCTATTGTTTCCAATGCAATAGCAAAAATATTAGACTAATTGTTATGAATAACTTGTTACCGTCGTACGTTAAAATGCATTTGAAATACGATTTGAAGGGATCAACGTACAAACGGAAG GCAAATAAAACTGAAAGAAGTAAAAAGTCTCCAACCTACAAAGATCTTGATTTTATGGAACAGCATCCGAACGGGATTTTTCTCGAAGCCGACACATACAATGCATTAGTGAAAACAATTCAACGCGATTGTCGTGTGCTGgaatcatttaaaataatgGACTATTCACTGCTGGTGGGCGTTCACAATTTAGATTTAGCATTTAAGGAAAAACAAGCCGAACGAATGAATCCACCCCAATCGCCAAAATCGCCGCGTGAAGAAGAATCGGACCTGGAAGACAATTTCGATCCCGATCATTTCATCACGCATGACCGAGATGAACGGGAACGCGGCGCGACTGCATTGAATCGGAGTAGATCGATCAATCGTCAACGGCTGGTGGCACATTCGACGGCAATGGAAAGTATTCAAGCGGAAAGTGAGCCAATTGATGAGGAAGAAGATGTACC ACCGGGCGGTATACCAGCACGAAGTGAAAAGGGTGAACGACTGTTATTATTTATTGGAATCATAGACATACTACAATCGTATCGACttaagaaaaagttggaacaCACATTCAAAAGTATTATTCATGATGGA gaCACCGTGTCGGTATGTCGACCATCATTCTACGCTCAAAGATTTCAGGATTTTATggcgaaaacagtttttcgaaaGATACCATCGC CTCTGAAACATTCTCCGTCAAAACGAAAAAGTCTATCCCGAGTAGCTCAAAGGTCCACGGAAGCAGACTCGGACAGTCATC CTGTGGCTGGAACGTCATACCATAATCATCATCACCATCATCACAATAATGCATCAGCTACGAAACCGG GTACTGCACCCTCATGTTGCTCTACACCTCCTCCTGCTTTTGACGATATATCGGAAGGAAGTAGCATTCATCGGCCGCATCATCACGATGAACGAGGAAGTGTTGACCGTCGTGTTCACATGAGTGGATCGACCAGTCGCAGTACAGCGTATAGGGATGATACTGTCAG TATATCCGAGATCCGGCTAGATCCTCATCTAGCTGTCGACACATCTAGCGGAAGTCAGTATGGATCTAGGGGAGCATTAGTATGGACACCACCAGCTTCGGTTGAAGGGTCAACGCCTACTTACACAGAAGGAACACCAAGTTTTACCGAGTCCAGTTCAAGTGGAGATATGG CTTTTTCAGGAAATTCGTCACCTTTAAACACGTCAGCATCCGATCGTCACAAGCCTACGGTGGAGGAGGCATTGAATTCATTAACATCGGAAATG ACGCGGCTTTGA
- the LOC119079632 gene encoding phosphatidylinositol 4-phosphate 5-kinase type-1 alpha isoform X13: MKMASGDYKLDSIEIETVTSQKTMDIHSHTTKTTSEDDDKDKVSDGRGTIDVSGDQNMRAGASVGRYKYDRERKLGHRRIGEGGQITYKKIETTQIMGSIQLGIQHTVGSLASKPKRDLLMMDFWELETISFPPEGSSLTPAHHYSEFRFKIYAPIAFRYFRDLFGIQPDDFMMSMCSSPLRELSNPGASGSIFYLTDDDEFIIKTVQHKEGEFLQKLLPGYYMNLNQNPRTLLPKFFGLYCFQCNSKNIRLIVMNNLLPSYVKMHLKYDLKGSTYKRKANKTERSKKSPTYKDLDFMEQHPNGIFLEADTYNALVKTIQRDCRVLESFKIMDYSLLVGVHNLDLAFKEKQAERMNPPQSPKSPREEESDLEDNFDPDHFITHDRDERERGATALNRSRSINRQRLVAHSTAMESIQAESEPIDEEEDVPPGGIPARSEKGERLLLFIGIIDILQSYRLKKKLEHTFKSIIHDGDTVSVCRPSFYAQRFQDFMAKTVFRKIPSPLKHSPSKRKSLSRVAQRSTEADSDSHPVAGTSYHNHHHHHHNNASATKPGTAPSCCSTPPPAFDDISEGSSIHRPHHHDERGSVDRRVHMSGSTSRSTAYRDDTVSISEIRLDPHLAVDTSSGSQYGSRGALVWTPPASVEGSTPTYTEGTPSFTESSSSGDMAFSGNSSPLNTSASDRHKPTVEEALNSLTSEMPPPKSSFFKFNFDFFWWQKRS, encoded by the exons GTAAGCGGAGATCAAAATATGCGTGCTGGAGCATCAGTGGGCCGATACAAGTATGATCGTGAACGCAAATTGGGCCATCGACGTATTGGTGAAGGTGGACAAATTACGtacaaaaaaatcgaaacaacTCAAATTATGGGATCGATTCAGTTAGGCATTCAACATACG GTTGGTAGTTTAGCATCGAAACCGAAACGCGATTTGCTGATGATGGATTTCTGGGAACTGGAGACCATATCATTCCCGCCAGAAGGTTCCAGTCTGACGCCAGCTCATCATTACAGTGAATTTAGATTCAAAATCTATGCACCGATCGCATTTCGCTATTTTAGAGATTTATTTGGCATTCAACCCGACGATTTTATG ATGTCGATGTGTTCGTCACCATTGAGAGAATTGTCCAATCCAGGCGCATCTGGATCGATATTCTATCTCACCGACGACGATGAGTTCATCATCAAGACCGTTCAACACAAAGAAGGTGAATTTTTGCAGAAGCTACTGCCCGGCTATTACATGAACCTCAATCAAAATCCACGTACTCTGTTGCCAAAGTTTTTCGGGCTCTATTGTTTCCAATGCAATAGCAAAAATATTAGACTAATTGTTATGAATAACTTGTTACCGTCGTACGTTAAAATGCATTTGAAATACGATTTGAAGGGATCAACGTACAAACGGAAG GCAAATAAAACTGAAAGAAGTAAAAAGTCTCCAACCTACAAAGATCTTGATTTTATGGAACAGCATCCGAACGGGATTTTTCTCGAAGCCGACACATACAATGCATTAGTGAAAACAATTCAACGCGATTGTCGTGTGCTGgaatcatttaaaataatgGACTATTCACTGCTGGTGGGCGTTCACAATTTAGATTTAGCATTTAAGGAAAAACAAGCCGAACGAATGAATCCACCCCAATCGCCAAAATCGCCGCGTGAAGAAGAATCGGACCTGGAAGACAATTTCGATCCCGATCATTTCATCACGCATGACCGAGATGAACGGGAACGCGGCGCGACTGCATTGAATCGGAGTAGATCGATCAATCGTCAACGGCTGGTGGCACATTCGACGGCAATGGAAAGTATTCAAGCGGAAAGTGAGCCAATTGATGAGGAAGAAGATGTACC ACCGGGCGGTATACCAGCACGAAGTGAAAAGGGTGAACGACTGTTATTATTTATTGGAATCATAGACATACTACAATCGTATCGACttaagaaaaagttggaacaCACATTCAAAAGTATTATTCATGATGGA gaCACCGTGTCGGTATGTCGACCATCATTCTACGCTCAAAGATTTCAGGATTTTATggcgaaaacagtttttcgaaaGATACCATCGC CTCTGAAACATTCTCCGTCAAAACGAAAAAGTCTATCCCGAGTAGCTCAAAGGTCCACGGAAGCAGACTCGGACAGTCATC CTGTGGCTGGAACGTCATACCATAATCATCATCACCATCATCACAATAATGCATCAGCTACGAAACCGG GTACTGCACCCTCATGTTGCTCTACACCTCCTCCTGCTTTTGACGATATATCGGAAGGAAGTAGCATTCATCGGCCGCATCATCACGATGAACGAGGAAGTGTTGACCGTCGTGTTCACATGAGTGGATCGACCAGTCGCAGTACAGCGTATAGGGATGATACTGTCAG TATATCCGAGATCCGGCTAGATCCTCATCTAGCTGTCGACACATCTAGCGGAAGTCAGTATGGATCTAGGGGAGCATTAGTATGGACACCACCAGCTTCGGTTGAAGGGTCAACGCCTACTTACACAGAAGGAACACCAAGTTTTACCGAGTCCAGTTCAAGTGGAGATATGG CTTTTTCAGGAAATTCGTCACCTTTAAACACGTCAGCATCCGATCGTCACAAGCCTACGGTGGAGGAGGCATTGAATTCATTAACATCGGAAATG cCTCCACCAAAAtcgtctttttttaaatttaattttgacttCTTTTGGTGGCAAAAGCGGagttaa